AGACCTAATCACCATGTCAGAGACGGTTTACCAGTGGGTGTACAGCACCTACTTTTCTCTGTGGGGACCGACCTACCTTGAGCCGCTGGAGCAGCCGTACACTGCCACCAATGCTACCGTCTACTACAGTACTTGGACTATGGTCCCATCGGTCCCGTCATTGACCATTGCGCTGTCTATCATCGCGCTGGACACGCTGGTCGTGCTGGTCGTGTTTGGGACGCGACGAGGTCGGTTCAAAGGGCCACGGATTCCGCGATCCATTGGATCCGTGATTCCTTGGATTGCCAATAGTCGGATGCTGAGCGACTTTCGAGGGACTTATTCGTGGACTAGCCTCCAGCGCCGGGATTACCTGGAGCGATTAGACAAACGCTATGCATTCCGTATGTTTCCAGGATCGGACGCCCAGTGGCGGTTTGCTGTGGACGAAGAGCCGCTGGTGCGGGAGGACAAGCCGACCGTCGTTACTGATCCGGGCGCCTTGGATCCCGCGAAGCAGCCCGGTGCAATTGAGCTCCGGCCTATTGGCAATGATGATACTGGTGCCCCACGAAATCATGAATAATGTGATATGACCTGCCTGTATTATAGCACGGCGTCTTTGAGTTTTGGTTAGACAGGATTTTGTAATTATCTATGTATTGCATATGTGGGACTTTTGTACATATAGCATGATAATATATGGACCACATAATTTTGACAAGGGAAAGGTGGAAGAATGTTCTCCGTATGTTGTACGCCATCGACTAACGCCTTGGAGCAGTTCCAGGGCCCCAATCTACCTCCAGTGCACTCTTTCCGACGACGTACTCTCAAGAAGGCCTTTCGTACGCCTTTGTCGATTGTCTTTGGCCAGTGATAGCGACCGGCTGCTTCAGAGGCTGATATGCATGCTATATGCATGAGCTACGAGTGATATATATGCTCGAATCAAAGCAATTTTCCGTCATAAGGGGGCGTCAGGGCGAAAGCTAAGtacagagaaaagaaaatagcaCAGGATACTCAATCAATGTGATTCCGTAGTCCAGCTAACCAATGCTCTATCCTGTGCTGTCTTGCAGCAATTCGTCAAAAAGTCTCATGTCAATCACTACGCCTGCTACTCCATGCCCCATGCTTCAATCATGCGGTCCACTTCTTGTACTTCCTTACATCTCTCTTAAAGACCTGGGTCGATCCACCAAGCGTCTTTGGTTCTGGTGTAAGAACCTTGCCTTTGTTCGGGGGTCCGTTGAAATCGCCGCTGTTGCAGGCGTCGTCAATGGAATTGCACTTGGTCATCCAGATATCGCAGGCAGAGACACCCGTGGGAAGAGCGGTGTCATAGCAAACCTGACTTTGATCCCAGCACTTCTTGGAGGACTATCAACGAGTTAGCATTCACCATGAAACCTGAATATAAGATGGGAGAACATACAGCCCAGCAACCGTTCTCATCACTATAGTCAGGAACCTCAAACCCACACCAGTTATCACGCTGCAGGATACACCCGGCCGGCTTGAGACCCTTGTTCTGAGCAGTGACAGCCCTCTTCTGGGCCGGACAGACCGAACGCTCCTCAACACCTTTGCTCTCATAGACAGCCGGCCCGGGGATCGGATAGGGTAGCTGCAGGGGCTTCTCATAGATATTGTACTTCACGCCCGGGCTCTCCAATGAGTAAAAACCCTCACCAATGCTAACAGTCTCAGGCTTCGCACTACCACCACCCTGCACAAAGATCTGGGCACAGTTGACATAGAACTGGGGATCAGCCGGCGTCTCAGAGGCAGCATGCAGCGCCAGGAGCTCCGTCCTGACTAAGTAATAGCCCTGTTCAATATCGGAGGGTACCCGCACAGACAGGAACCCGTTATTGTCGATCAGTTTCTCCGTGCACCACTTCTCGGTGCTCTCATCGTAGCCCGTGTGCCAGATCTTGAACCATCCGTCGCCCGCAGCGTTGTTATCGGCTGTCGCATCgtcaaccttcttcatgtACACGGCGCAGGGACCCTTGTGACTGATGTCGATGGAACCCGGCTTGGCGCCGTCGGCCCATGCGCGGAATTCGAAGGTCAGGAGGGAGTTGGCTTTCGCGGGGCACACCCGGGAGACGGCTTTTTCACCATCCTTGCCTGTAATTCCGAGTTGTGTTAGTTGATATGGCTCGGACTTTATCGGGGGTAGTCCTGGGGGATGAAGTTCATACCGCAGGCGATATCCTTGCTGGTCAAGGGCTCGATGGGGTATGTGACGGTGTTGGCATCACGGTTCATACGGACACAGGTGCCATCACCCTGGTTGACTTCGTCTACGTAGAGAGTGGTGAAGGTTGTGTGGCTGAGCGCCAAGGgagcgaggaggaggaacagggCTGATCGGAACATCTTTAACTGGGCAGACGGAAAGGAATGTAAGGATCAATCACAGATTGATGGCTGAATGACGTTTGAACGTAAGGAACGAATAAGTGAGAACCTGCCTCAAGCAGGTTTGCTAGAAAAGAATGACtacaaagaaaggaatgacttgaagaacagaaaactaAGAGATGGTACCGAAAGAGGCGACGGTGAGGGTATATAAAGAAATTCAATCTCCAGACCCTGCACAAAAACCACCAACACACCGGCGGACCCTATCCACTAACCGAAAGCCCAATTGAACCCTTAATAGACCTTAAGCAGGCC
The sequence above is a segment of the Aspergillus oryzae RIB40 DNA, chromosome 3 genome. Coding sequences within it:
- a CDS encoding lytic polysaccharide monooxygenase auxiliary activity family 9 protein (predicted protein), with the protein product MFRSALFLLLAPLALSHTTFTTLYVDEVNQGDGTCVRMNRDANTVTYPIEPLTSKDIACGKDGEKAVSRVCPAKANSLLTFEFRAWADGAKPGSIDISHKGPCAVYMKKVDDATADNNAAGDGWFKIWHTGYDESTEKWCTEKLIDNNGFLSVRVPSDIEQGYYLVRTELLALHAASETPADPQFYVNCAQIFVQGGGSAKPETVSIGEGFYSLESPGVKYNIYEKPLQLPYPIPGPAVYESKGVEERSVCPAQKRAVTAQNKGLKPAGCILQRDNWCGFEVPDYSDENGCWASSKKCWDQSQVCYDTALPTGVSACDIWMTKCNSIDDACNSGDFNGPPNKGKVLTPEPKTLGGSTQVFKRDVIPALEASPRISPSKVAQHPTIGNPRNHGSNGSRNPWPFEPTSSRPKHDQHDQRVQRDDRQRNGQ